The following coding sequences lie in one Alloacidobacterium dinghuense genomic window:
- a CDS encoding GntR family transcriptional regulator has translation MTTAKKKTRTPRAEHGTSLHTAFKEIRELIVHGKLSPGTWIVEGDLADRMGMSRTPVRGALHWLQREGYVLEHKNVSKSRMVVAPLTKEDASELYSIIGRIEGLAGRRMAMLPKAERMEIVQSLKSYNQQLNEIVKARPSKAAGIFDLDHNFHRRIVESGAGPRLMALHKAIEPQTERYWRLYASSIIHDLHLSIAEHEEIISAIATGDSDRVERGLQTNWERGAERLAHVIDVFGERGSW, from the coding sequence ATGACTACTGCAAAGAAAAAGACGCGCACGCCCAGAGCCGAGCATGGTACAAGCCTGCATACGGCATTTAAGGAAATACGTGAATTGATTGTCCACGGAAAGCTTTCGCCGGGCACGTGGATTGTGGAAGGCGATTTGGCCGACCGCATGGGGATGAGCCGCACGCCGGTGCGCGGAGCCTTGCATTGGCTTCAGCGCGAGGGCTATGTTCTGGAACACAAGAACGTCAGCAAGTCGCGTATGGTGGTGGCTCCGCTCACGAAAGAGGATGCCAGCGAACTGTATTCCATTATAGGCCGGATTGAGGGCCTTGCCGGACGGCGCATGGCGATGCTTCCGAAGGCAGAGCGTATGGAGATTGTGCAGAGCCTGAAGAGCTACAATCAGCAGCTCAATGAGATTGTGAAGGCGCGTCCGAGCAAAGCCGCAGGGATTTTTGATTTAGACCACAACTTTCATCGCAGGATTGTGGAGTCAGGGGCGGGGCCTCGGCTAATGGCGCTACACAAGGCTATTGAGCCGCAGACAGAACGCTACTGGCGGCTTTATGCCAGTTCCATTATTCATGACCTGCATCTTTCGATCGCTGAGCATGAGGAGATTATCAGCGCGATCGCGACTGGTGATTCGGACCGCGTGGAACGCGGGCTGCAAACGAACTGGGAAAGAGGCGCAGAGCGCCTTGCGCACGTGATCGATGTCTTCGGTGAGCGGGGAAGCTGGTAG
- a CDS encoding proline racemase family protein: MQIAKRVQRVEVVDSHTAGEPTRLVLSGGPDLGNGPLADRLERFRTSHDYFRSAVVNEPRGSEVLVGALLCEPADPSCDAGVIFFNNVGYLGMCGHGTIGVVVSLAYLGKLQPGTHRIETPVGVVSTRLHDSGKVTVENVPSYRSQKCVAVNVPGYGRVSGDVAWGGNWFYLMEDHGLHLDLRHVSELTDFAWAVKSALAAYGVTGENGSEIDHIELFAPPQNGHSDSRNFVLCPGKAYDRSPCGTGTSAKMACMYAEGQLAPGQIWRQEGILDTIFEGSIQIENGLILPSITSTAYVTAESSLILDADDPFRLGIVP; this comes from the coding sequence ATGCAAATTGCCAAGCGCGTACAACGCGTAGAAGTCGTTGATTCCCATACCGCTGGCGAACCAACCAGGCTTGTCCTGTCTGGTGGCCCTGACTTGGGTAATGGCCCGCTCGCGGACCGGCTGGAGCGCTTTCGCACTTCGCATGACTACTTCCGCTCTGCCGTCGTGAACGAACCGCGTGGGTCCGAGGTTCTTGTCGGCGCACTCCTCTGCGAACCCGCAGACCCCAGCTGCGATGCGGGAGTCATCTTTTTCAACAACGTCGGCTACCTTGGCATGTGCGGCCACGGAACCATCGGCGTCGTCGTAAGCCTCGCCTACCTTGGAAAACTTCAGCCCGGAACGCATCGCATTGAGACGCCCGTAGGAGTAGTCAGCACAAGACTGCACGATTCCGGCAAGGTCACCGTGGAAAATGTGCCGAGTTACCGGAGTCAGAAGTGTGTGGCGGTAAACGTCCCTGGCTACGGCAGAGTGAGCGGTGATGTTGCCTGGGGTGGCAACTGGTTTTATCTGATGGAAGATCACGGTCTCCACCTGGATCTGCGCCACGTCTCCGAACTCACCGACTTCGCATGGGCTGTCAAAAGCGCATTAGCTGCCTATGGCGTCACTGGCGAGAACGGCTCAGAAATTGACCATATTGAACTCTTCGCACCACCGCAAAATGGCCATTCTGACAGCCGCAACTTCGTCCTATGCCCCGGCAAAGCATACGATCGCTCTCCCTGTGGCACAGGTACCAGCGCCAAAATGGCCTGCATGTATGCCGAGGGCCAGCTCGCTCCCGGACAAATCTGGCGCCAGGAAGGCATCCTTGACACGATCTTCGAAGGCAGCATTCAGATCGAGAATGGTCTGATCCTGCCCAGCATTACAAGCACCGCATATGTCACAGCTGAATCGTCCCTCATTCTCGACGCAGACGATCCATTCCGCCTCGGCATCGTGCCATGA
- a CDS encoding dihydrodipicolinate synthase family protein, with product MNWFGVMPAMTTAFDEKLNIDHVFMAKHATWMIENGCTGLVMLGSLGEAATLTPDEKVSILKNIVATVKGVPVVAAISALSTAEAVSLAKTAADNGCSGLMVLPPYVYRGDWRETKAHIATIFRATPLSCMLYNNPVAYGTDFLPEQIAELSAEHANFHAVKESSTDVRRVSAIRALLNDRLKIFVGVDDAIVEGIAAGATGWIAGLVNAMPAESVALFNFAYEGKHKEALELYRWFLPLLRMDTVPKFIQLIKFVQQEVGVGSARVRAPRLEITGDELTETKQVLTEALKSRPMIEEAVFAGASR from the coding sequence ATGAACTGGTTCGGCGTAATGCCCGCAATGACAACCGCCTTCGACGAAAAGCTGAATATCGATCACGTGTTCATGGCAAAACACGCAACCTGGATGATCGAAAATGGCTGTACAGGATTGGTGATGCTCGGCTCGCTGGGCGAAGCTGCAACGCTAACCCCGGACGAAAAGGTCTCCATCCTCAAAAACATCGTCGCAACTGTGAAAGGTGTGCCGGTCGTCGCTGCTATTTCCGCGCTTTCAACCGCCGAGGCCGTTTCCCTCGCCAAAACCGCAGCCGATAACGGATGCTCCGGCTTGATGGTGTTACCGCCTTACGTCTATCGCGGTGATTGGCGCGAGACGAAGGCCCACATCGCGACAATCTTTCGCGCCACGCCTCTTTCGTGCATGCTCTATAACAACCCCGTCGCCTACGGCACTGATTTCTTACCTGAACAGATCGCCGAACTCTCCGCCGAGCACGCCAACTTTCACGCCGTAAAGGAATCAAGCACCGATGTGCGCCGCGTTTCAGCCATCCGCGCGCTGCTCAATGATCGCCTGAAAATTTTCGTCGGCGTCGACGACGCCATCGTCGAAGGCATAGCCGCAGGTGCTACTGGTTGGATCGCAGGACTCGTCAACGCCATGCCTGCCGAATCAGTCGCTCTCTTCAACTTCGCATACGAGGGCAAGCACAAGGAGGCCCTCGAACTCTACCGCTGGTTCCTACCCTTGTTGCGCATGGATACTGTCCCAAAATTCATCCAACTTATCAAATTCGTTCAACAAGAAGTCGGCGTTGGCAGTGCCCGTGTACGCGCGCCGCGCCTAGAAATCACCGGCGACGAGCTCACCGAGACAAAGCAGGTATTGACCGAAGCGCTCAAGAGTCGGCCTATGATTGAAGAAGCGGTATTCGCAGGCGCAAGTCGTTAA
- a CDS encoding (2Fe-2S)-binding protein codes for MPERITVTVNGQPLSVAPGTSVAAAIMMTGVHCRTSVAGEPRSPLCGMGICFECRAMVNGLPHCRTCQMLCEPGMEVRSQ; via the coding sequence ATGCCTGAGCGCATCACGGTAACTGTCAATGGCCAACCGCTCAGCGTGGCCCCCGGTACCAGCGTAGCCGCCGCGATCATGATGACTGGAGTGCACTGCCGCACATCCGTAGCAGGCGAGCCGCGATCACCCCTCTGCGGTATGGGCATCTGCTTCGAATGCCGCGCCATGGTCAACGGTCTTCCGCATTGCCGCACCTGCCAGATGCTGTGCGAACCAGGCATGGAGGTACGCAGCCAGTGA
- a CDS encoding NAD(P)/FAD-dependent oxidoreductase gives MSQSFDILVVGAGPAGIAAATRAAESGKRVGLVDDNFAPGGQIWRGADALSSAAAEWYKRLAASPAMQLQGWRIFSQPSRGILRAEKNGVHLDIAYNKLILATGARERFLPFPGWTLPNVLGAGALQALVKSGLPIEGKRVVIAGSGPLLLAVAAYLTKHGARILEICEQASRARLAAFATSIVTNFEKLQQAMTLRWQTRGAHFHTSCWPIAAHGSDDRLESVTLRKGNREWTIPCDYLACGFHLVPNTELAELLGCTVTSVQVKVDENQLTSIPGIYCAGEPTGIGGLESSLIEGEIAGYSASGQMSKANALQGKRRKLHEFASRLETAFGLDPALRHLPKSDTIVCRCEDVPFNAMASHSSWRDAKLQTRCGMGPCQGRICGPAAEFLFGWRPDSIRPPVFPTHLSSLADASAPLEAQLKTK, from the coding sequence GTGAGCCAGTCGTTTGACATATTGGTTGTTGGCGCAGGCCCAGCTGGCATAGCAGCCGCCACGCGAGCCGCCGAAAGCGGAAAGCGCGTTGGACTGGTCGATGACAACTTCGCTCCCGGCGGGCAGATCTGGCGTGGCGCCGACGCACTATCATCCGCCGCTGCCGAGTGGTACAAGCGACTGGCAGCCTCTCCAGCTATGCAGTTGCAAGGCTGGCGAATTTTCAGCCAACCTTCACGAGGCATACTCCGCGCTGAGAAGAACGGCGTGCACTTAGATATTGCCTACAACAAACTGATTCTCGCAACCGGCGCGCGCGAGCGTTTCCTTCCCTTCCCCGGATGGACATTACCCAACGTACTCGGAGCAGGCGCTCTACAGGCGCTTGTAAAATCAGGTCTCCCCATCGAAGGCAAGCGCGTCGTCATTGCCGGAAGCGGCCCTCTCTTACTCGCTGTCGCCGCCTATCTCACAAAACATGGAGCGCGCATCCTCGAGATCTGCGAACAAGCCTCCCGCGCGCGCCTCGCGGCATTTGCCACTTCAATCGTTACAAATTTCGAGAAGCTTCAACAGGCCATGACCTTAAGATGGCAAACTCGCGGGGCACATTTTCACACCAGCTGTTGGCCCATAGCGGCTCATGGATCGGATGACAGGCTCGAATCGGTCACCTTGCGCAAAGGCAACCGCGAGTGGACCATTCCATGCGATTATCTGGCGTGTGGCTTTCATCTTGTTCCCAACACCGAGCTCGCTGAACTTCTAGGTTGCACCGTCACCTCAGTACAGGTGAAAGTCGATGAGAACCAGTTAACCTCCATCCCCGGCATCTACTGTGCGGGCGAACCAACTGGCATCGGCGGTCTGGAGTCGTCTCTGATTGAAGGCGAAATTGCCGGCTACTCTGCCAGCGGGCAAATGTCCAAAGCAAACGCGCTGCAAGGCAAACGCAGAAAGCTGCACGAGTTTGCTTCGCGACTGGAGACAGCGTTCGGCCTCGACCCCGCACTTCGCCATTTGCCGAAAAGTGACACGATCGTCTGTCGCTGCGAAGACGTCCCCTTCAACGCCATGGCATCCCATTCATCCTGGCGCGATGCCAAGCTGCAAACGCGCTGCGGCATGGGTCCATGCCAGGGCCGTATCTGCGGACCAGCCGCAGAATTTCTTTTCGGTTGGCGCCCGGACTCGATACGGCCACCCGTTTTCCCAACACACTTGTCCAGTCTGGCTGACGCGTCAGCGCCCCTCGAAGCACAACTTAAAACAAAGTAG
- a CDS encoding NAD(P)/FAD-dependent oxidoreductase produces MNPTYDAVVIGAGIVGAACAYELAREGMRVVIVERDIVGGGATAAGMGHIVVMDDSPAQLALTQYSQSLWNSLSPALPSSIEYDCCGTLWIAADEAEMIEVRRKHALYASANVPTQVLDSHALAEAEPNLRKPLAGALLVPSDAVLYPPCAASFLITSAQQQGADLMLGKTILSAEHGKVQLNDGTSISSAYLVHATGAGATSLLPDLPIKKRKGHLVITDRYPGFVRHQLVELGYLKSAHSVISDSVAFNVQPRRTGQLLIGSSRQYGAEDSAIDHSILESMLKRTCEYLPGIANLSTIRAWTGFRAATPDKLPLIGPTDDPTVFLATGHEGLGITTSLATARLLADSILKRTSAIPIDPYLPARFALETAHA; encoded by the coding sequence ATGAATCCTACCTACGACGCAGTTGTCATCGGAGCCGGCATCGTAGGCGCCGCCTGTGCCTATGAACTGGCACGCGAAGGCATGCGCGTCGTCATCGTCGAGCGCGACATCGTTGGAGGCGGCGCGACAGCCGCTGGCATGGGTCACATCGTCGTAATGGATGACTCGCCCGCACAGCTGGCACTCACCCAGTACTCGCAGTCCTTGTGGAATTCCCTGTCCCCCGCGCTTCCTTCCAGCATTGAATACGATTGCTGCGGGACCCTCTGGATCGCCGCTGACGAAGCAGAAATGATCGAAGTCCGCCGCAAGCACGCTTTGTATGCGTCCGCGAATGTTCCCACGCAGGTTCTGGATAGCCATGCGCTCGCCGAAGCGGAACCCAACCTGCGCAAGCCCCTCGCCGGAGCCCTACTGGTTCCATCCGATGCGGTCCTCTATCCTCCATGCGCTGCGTCATTTCTCATTACCAGCGCACAACAGCAGGGCGCCGACCTGATGCTGGGCAAAACCATCCTCAGCGCCGAACATGGCAAGGTCCAACTCAATGACGGAACATCAATCTCGTCAGCGTATCTCGTCCATGCCACCGGCGCAGGTGCGACATCGCTTCTGCCCGATCTCCCCATCAAGAAGCGCAAAGGTCATCTCGTGATCACTGATCGCTATCCCGGTTTCGTGCGACATCAACTGGTCGAACTGGGTTACTTGAAGAGCGCACATTCCGTCATCAGCGATTCCGTGGCATTCAACGTACAGCCACGCCGTACCGGCCAGTTGCTCATCGGCTCATCACGCCAGTACGGAGCAGAAGACTCGGCTATCGACCACTCCATTCTCGAGTCCATGCTGAAGCGCACATGCGAGTACCTGCCCGGAATCGCAAATCTTTCCACCATCCGCGCCTGGACCGGCTTCCGTGCTGCAACACCTGACAAGCTTCCGCTTATCGGACCGACGGACGACCCGACAGTCTTCCTTGCCACGGGCCACGAAGGCCTTGGCATCACAACATCTCTCGCGACCGCGCGACTCTTGGCCGACTCCATTCTCAAGCGAACATCAGCCATCCCCATAGATCCATATCTGCCTGCGCGCTTTGCCCTGGAGACCGCCCATGCCTGA
- a CDS encoding aldehyde dehydrogenase (NADP(+)), translated as MLQGTSFLGSTRGLQSGAPFQGTNPATGERLQPTYFSASIEEVDHAATSAEAAFSSYRRLSGRERGAFLRRIADGLQAIADDLVQRANQETALPIPRLQGEVARTANQLRLFADVAEEGSWVTARIDTADPERKPLPKPDIRSMFLPLGPVAVFGASNFPLAFSVAGGDTASALAAGNPVIVKAHPAHPGTSELVGNVIRESIAACGLHEGVFSLLFDAGIQVGQNLVQHPLIKAVGFTGSLAAGRALMDLAAARPDPIPCYTEMSSVNPVFILPGALKQHEKIAADLTVSYTLGAGQFCTKPGLVFLPTQAESSNLVEELRKRAADLPAFTMLTAGIAAQYQRGLTQRRESDYAQVVTASTVQPAPAPASTTAALFEADVEEVLNNPSLSEEIFGPTTLLVRSSSREQLLQAAHALKGHLTATLIGTEEDLSANQDLIAILERKVGRVIFNGYPTGVEVCHAMVHGGPYPATSDGRSTSVGSQAIFRFSRPVCYQNLPQSALPEELKNQNPLGILRMLNGKMTTEAIS; from the coding sequence ATGCTCCAGGGCACATCATTTCTCGGCTCCACGCGCGGCTTGCAGTCTGGAGCACCGTTTCAAGGCACAAATCCTGCAACAGGTGAGCGCCTTCAGCCCACCTACTTCTCCGCCTCGATCGAGGAAGTAGACCACGCTGCGACTTCGGCAGAGGCAGCCTTCTCGAGCTACCGCAGACTCTCTGGCCGCGAACGCGGAGCATTTCTGCGCAGAATCGCCGACGGCCTCCAGGCGATCGCGGATGACCTGGTGCAACGCGCAAATCAGGAGACGGCGCTTCCGATTCCGCGTCTTCAGGGAGAAGTGGCCCGCACCGCCAACCAGCTTCGTCTCTTCGCCGACGTCGCTGAAGAAGGCTCGTGGGTCACGGCGCGCATCGACACCGCCGATCCCGAGCGCAAACCATTGCCCAAGCCTGACATCCGTTCCATGTTTTTGCCGCTTGGTCCCGTCGCCGTCTTTGGCGCCAGCAATTTTCCTCTGGCGTTTTCCGTTGCTGGCGGAGACACGGCATCAGCACTGGCTGCTGGCAATCCGGTCATCGTTAAGGCACATCCAGCGCATCCGGGAACCAGCGAATTAGTCGGCAACGTAATCCGCGAGAGTATCGCCGCATGCGGCTTGCACGAAGGCGTCTTCTCGCTGCTCTTCGATGCGGGCATTCAAGTCGGCCAAAACTTGGTGCAACATCCGCTCATCAAAGCCGTAGGCTTCACTGGATCGCTCGCAGCAGGCCGCGCTCTTATGGACCTCGCCGCCGCCCGACCCGATCCCATCCCCTGCTACACCGAAATGAGCAGCGTAAACCCGGTCTTCATCTTGCCCGGAGCACTCAAACAACACGAAAAGATCGCTGCCGACCTCACTGTCTCTTACACATTAGGAGCAGGCCAATTCTGCACAAAGCCCGGACTCGTCTTTCTGCCGACGCAAGCCGAGTCCTCAAATCTCGTCGAAGAATTGCGCAAGCGCGCCGCCGATCTTCCCGCTTTCACCATGCTGACCGCCGGCATAGCCGCGCAATACCAAAGAGGACTGACGCAGCGAAGAGAATCGGACTATGCCCAGGTCGTAACAGCCTCGACGGTACAGCCAGCGCCAGCACCCGCATCCACCACCGCCGCGCTCTTCGAAGCAGATGTGGAAGAAGTGCTCAACAATCCCTCGCTGTCAGAAGAAATCTTCGGTCCCACAACGCTCCTCGTCCGTTCCAGCAGCCGCGAGCAACTACTCCAGGCGGCACACGCGCTCAAAGGACACCTCACCGCAACGCTCATTGGCACCGAAGAAGACCTGTCTGCGAATCAAGACCTGATCGCCATCCTTGAGCGTAAAGTCGGCCGCGTCATCTTCAATGGATATCCAACTGGAGTAGAAGTTTGCCACGCGATGGTGCACGGGGGCCCATATCCTGCCACATCGGATGGCCGTTCAACGTCCGTCGGCAGTCAAGCAATCTTCCGCTTCTCGCGCCCCGTCTGCTACCAGAACCTGCCGCAATCAGCTCTTCCTGAGGAATTGAAGAATCAGAATCCGCTGGGAATTTTACGTATGCTCAATGGCAAGATGACGACCGAAGCCATTTCCTAG
- a CDS encoding glycoside hydrolase family 127 protein, which produces MPKSLTAFAQDAVADVPRSNRAGGYEKVFWKAEPFPMTAVRLRSGPMKDAQEINLRYINSIPNDRLLHMFRVTAGLPSTAEPLGGWEEPKCELRGHFAGGHYLSACALMYASTGDEGIRDKGNALVVELAKCQKANGYLGAYPEDFYDRLKNHQKVWAPFYTYHKIMAGHVDMYVHCGNEQALGTAEKMAGWANDWAKPISDADFQRILNVEYGGMQEVLFNLYALTGKEEYAQLAQGFSKKKFFDPLAEGEDDLAGIHANTHIPQVIGAARGYELTGDAHYHEIADYFWHQCVGHHTYATGGTSNGEFWQAPDKLADQLGPAAEECCCSYNMMKLSRHVFGWNPDPRVMDYYERLLFNVRLGTQDPDGMLMYYVSLKPGFWKTFGTPYNAFWCCTGTGVEEYSKTNDSIYFHDDKSIYVNLFIGSEVDWKEKGVRLVQDTNFPEEEGTTLTFKAAKATPLALKIRTPYWATEGVQIKVNGKVEKVETAPSSYAEIKRTWHDGDKVEVALPMHLHTSPLQDDQTLQAAMYGPLVLAAEMGKDGLTKKMIYGDYGPDEKHEKVPLPEVHVAANEPTSWFEKAPGGGLKFQTVGQSQQMNLIPLYKLLDERYSVYWKVNPKPAQG; this is translated from the coding sequence ATGCCAAAGAGTTTGACCGCATTCGCTCAGGATGCGGTTGCCGATGTCCCGCGAAGCAATCGTGCCGGCGGTTATGAAAAGGTTTTCTGGAAGGCAGAGCCTTTCCCCATGACGGCGGTGCGACTGCGCAGCGGGCCGATGAAAGACGCGCAGGAGATCAATCTTCGCTATATCAATTCGATTCCGAATGACCGGTTGCTGCACATGTTTCGCGTGACTGCGGGACTGCCTTCTACTGCGGAACCATTAGGTGGATGGGAAGAACCGAAGTGCGAGCTTCGCGGGCACTTTGCGGGTGGACACTACCTTTCGGCGTGCGCGCTGATGTATGCGAGCACTGGCGATGAGGGGATTCGGGATAAAGGCAATGCTCTGGTTGTAGAACTGGCGAAATGCCAGAAGGCGAATGGCTACTTGGGGGCGTATCCGGAGGATTTTTACGACCGGCTCAAAAATCACCAGAAGGTCTGGGCACCGTTTTACACGTACCACAAGATCATGGCGGGCCATGTGGACATGTATGTTCATTGCGGCAATGAGCAGGCGCTCGGGACCGCAGAGAAGATGGCGGGATGGGCGAATGACTGGGCAAAGCCTATCAGTGACGCTGACTTTCAGAGAATCCTGAATGTTGAGTATGGAGGCATGCAGGAGGTGCTGTTCAACCTTTATGCCCTTACTGGCAAGGAAGAATATGCGCAGCTAGCCCAGGGCTTCAGCAAGAAGAAATTTTTCGATCCGCTCGCGGAGGGCGAGGATGATCTGGCTGGCATTCATGCCAATACGCATATCCCACAGGTGATTGGCGCGGCTCGTGGATATGAGCTGACGGGCGATGCACACTATCACGAAATTGCCGATTACTTCTGGCATCAGTGCGTGGGGCACCATACGTACGCGACCGGCGGCACGAGTAACGGCGAGTTCTGGCAGGCTCCGGATAAGTTGGCAGACCAGCTTGGGCCGGCAGCGGAGGAATGCTGCTGCAGTTACAACATGATGAAGCTCTCGCGCCACGTTTTCGGGTGGAATCCTGATCCGAGAGTGATGGATTACTATGAGCGGCTCCTGTTCAATGTGCGGCTCGGCACGCAGGATCCGGATGGAATGCTGATGTATTACGTGTCACTCAAGCCTGGATTCTGGAAGACGTTTGGAACACCCTACAATGCGTTCTGGTGCTGCACGGGGACCGGCGTTGAGGAGTATTCGAAGACGAACGATTCGATCTACTTTCACGATGACAAGAGCATTTACGTGAATCTCTTTATCGGTTCAGAGGTGGACTGGAAGGAGAAGGGCGTACGTCTGGTGCAGGACACGAACTTCCCTGAAGAAGAGGGAACGACGCTGACCTTCAAGGCTGCGAAGGCAACGCCGCTGGCGCTGAAGATTCGGACTCCTTACTGGGCGACAGAAGGAGTTCAGATCAAGGTCAACGGCAAGGTTGAGAAAGTAGAGACGGCGCCGAGCAGCTATGCCGAAATCAAGCGGACGTGGCATGACGGCGATAAGGTGGAAGTTGCGTTACCGATGCATCTGCATACTTCTCCGCTGCAGGATGATCAGACGCTGCAGGCAGCGATGTATGGGCCTCTGGTGCTGGCCGCAGAGATGGGCAAAGATGGCCTGACGAAGAAGATGATCTACGGCGACTATGGACCTGATGAAAAGCACGAGAAAGTTCCTTTGCCAGAAGTGCACGTGGCTGCGAATGAGCCGACGAGCTGGTTTGAGAAGGCGCCGGGTGGCGGGTTGAAATTCCAGACTGTGGGACAGAGCCAACAGATGAACCTCATTCCGCTATACAAACTGCTGGATGAGCGCTACAGCGTCTACTGGAAGGTGAATCCCAAGCCTGCGCAGGGCTGA